Proteins found in one Nocardia brasiliensis ATCC 700358 genomic segment:
- a CDS encoding S-adenosylmethionine:tRNA ribosyltransferase-isomerase, which translates to MTVLIDRPRFVLPPERNAVAPPEARGLARDEVRLLVAGASLTHARFRELPRQLRPGDLVVVNNSATLAAAVDGRLDDRPMALHFATWLDDGGWVVEVRTTARTPFPAEELSAGAVIRLPDGVRATLRSPWLPGGRRLWVADLTADPRQLFAVYGYPITYSYVPQRWSPSYYETVFGRVPGSAEMPSAARPFTERLVLDLVAAGIGFAPITLHTGVSSPEAGEPPSPERLTVSASTARRVNDTKAAGGRVIAVGTTVTRALETAGDAAGVVHPVHSWTELVLGARRPARVVDGLITGWHAPGASHLDLLVAVAGQATVDAAYAAALETGYLWHEFGDSALLLG; encoded by the coding sequence CGCGCGGGCTGGCCCGGGACGAGGTCCGGCTGCTCGTCGCAGGGGCGAGCCTCACGCACGCCCGGTTCCGCGAATTGCCACGGCAGCTGCGTCCCGGTGACCTTGTGGTGGTGAACAATTCGGCGACGCTGGCCGCCGCGGTGGACGGCAGGCTCGACGATCGGCCGATGGCGCTGCACTTCGCGACCTGGCTGGACGACGGCGGCTGGGTGGTCGAGGTGCGCACCACCGCCCGCACTCCCTTTCCGGCGGAAGAACTTTCGGCGGGCGCGGTGATCAGGCTGCCGGACGGCGTGCGCGCCACGCTGCGGTCGCCGTGGCTGCCGGGCGGTCGCCGGCTCTGGGTGGCCGACCTCACCGCCGACCCGAGACAGCTGTTCGCGGTCTACGGCTACCCGATCACCTATTCGTATGTGCCGCAACGATGGTCGCCGTCCTACTACGAAACGGTGTTCGGCCGGGTGCCGGGTAGCGCGGAGATGCCCAGCGCGGCAAGGCCGTTCACCGAGCGACTGGTGCTCGACCTGGTCGCGGCCGGTATCGGTTTCGCACCGATCACCTTGCACACCGGTGTCTCGTCACCCGAGGCGGGGGAGCCGCCGAGCCCGGAGCGGCTCACCGTTTCGGCGTCGACTGCGCGCCGGGTGAACGACACCAAGGCGGCGGGCGGGCGCGTCATCGCGGTCGGCACCACGGTGACCCGGGCGCTCGAAACCGCCGGTGACGCCGCGGGAGTCGTACATCCGGTGCACAGCTGGACCGAGCTGGTCCTCGGCGCGCGGCGGCCCGCCCGCGTCGTGGACGGGCTGATCACGGGCTGGCATGCGCCGGGCGCTTCCCACCTCGACCTGCTCGTCGCGGTGGCGGGGCAGGCCACGGTCGACGCGGCCTACGCGGCGGCACTGGAGACGGGATACCTGTGGCACGAGTTCGGCGACAGCGCCCTGCTGCTGGGGTAG